One Bacteroidia bacterium genomic window carries:
- a CDS encoding cytochrome c produces the protein MKTWHTLLLIILFPSILSCEEKAATYPEQSTIDQKAFVEWVQHQDSVLDLQEVLKTIPPEFLEEVELTDKAFKKKLRYQAISLEFLFGMWQDSGKLDISNTSLIFPCKDGYSPSMPLANMYGKGGFITLGIKTPSGSYAWPDSVAEKFAPLYLVWKDLDPGVYGYPWPYGLTNIKLKNTQNTFAAALPEAHAGFDKGYKSFKLYCMKCHQINKVGGEMGPELNYPKSITDYMDKEDIWGFIKNPQSYRYNSKMPAIKPLSRDEFEEIYKYLSHMKSRTKAS, from the coding sequence ATGAAAACCTGGCACACGCTCCTTTTAATAATCCTCTTCCCTTCAATCCTTTCCTGTGAAGAGAAAGCAGCTACATATCCTGAGCAAAGTACCATTGATCAGAAAGCTTTTGTTGAATGGGTACAGCATCAGGATTCTGTTCTGGATCTGCAGGAAGTCCTCAAAACCATCCCCCCGGAATTTTTAGAAGAAGTAGAACTCACAGACAAAGCCTTTAAGAAGAAGCTGAGGTATCAGGCCATTTCGCTGGAATTTTTGTTTGGTATGTGGCAGGATAGCGGGAAACTGGATATCTCCAATACTTCTCTGATTTTTCCGTGTAAAGATGGTTATAGTCCTTCTATGCCTCTGGCCAATATGTATGGAAAAGGAGGTTTCATCACCCTGGGAATAAAAACTCCCTCGGGCTCCTATGCCTGGCCTGATAGCGTAGCAGAGAAGTTTGCCCCTTTATACCTGGTTTGGAAAGATTTAGATCCTGGCGTCTATGGCTATCCCTGGCCCTATGGGCTGACAAACATAAAGCTAAAAAATACCCAAAATACCTTTGCTGCAGCTTTGCCTGAGGCACATGCAGGTTTTGATAAAGGTTATAAGAGTTTTAAACTCTATTGTATGAAATGCCATCAAATCAATAAAGTTGGGGGGGAAATGGGACCGGAATTGAATTATCCTAAAAGCATTACCGATTATATGGACAAAGAAGATATCTGGGGCTTCATCAAAAATCCACAATCCTACCGCTACAATAGTAAGATGCCTGCCATAAAGCCTCTAAGCCGGGATGAATTTGAAGAGATATACAAATACCTTTCGCATATGAAAAGCCGTACAAAAGCCTCCTGA
- a CDS encoding LytTR family DNA-binding domain-containing protein: protein MPYSCLIVDDERPALKLLEAYINKLPHLELKAACESGLDALAVLQQEEIDLFFLDIQMPELTGLELLRSLRKRPQVILTTAYRDFAVEGFELDVTDYLLKPFSFERFMQAVNKAVGLMQPKEKAASIVPEPVSAESNEQLFLRTNYKMEKVDPLNILFVKGEREYVSVHTDERKFLINQTLNKMEDELGGDRFMRVHRSFIINMDHVHTISGNTVRIGEQEIPIGASYKKKFFERIKLL from the coding sequence ATGCCTTATTCTTGTTTGATAGTAGATGACGAACGACCCGCTTTAAAATTGCTGGAGGCTTATATAAATAAGCTTCCTCATTTGGAACTTAAGGCAGCTTGTGAAAGCGGTTTGGATGCTTTGGCAGTACTCCAGCAGGAGGAAATTGATCTGTTCTTCCTGGACATCCAGATGCCGGAACTGACGGGACTCGAGTTACTCAGATCCTTGCGAAAAAGGCCACAGGTAATTCTTACCACAGCCTACAGAGACTTTGCAGTAGAAGGCTTTGAACTGGATGTAACAGACTATTTGCTAAAGCCCTTCTCCTTTGAGAGATTTATGCAAGCAGTCAATAAGGCGGTAGGTCTCATGCAGCCCAAAGAAAAAGCTGCTTCCATAGTGCCTGAGCCAGTTTCTGCCGAAAGTAATGAACAACTTTTTCTCAGGACCAACTATAAAATGGAAAAGGTTGATCCGCTAAACATTTTATTTGTGAAAGGGGAAAGAGAATATGTATCCGTTCATACAGATGAGCGAAAATTTCTCATCAACCAAACCCTCAACAAAATGGAAGATGAATTGGGCGGAGATAGATTTATGCGCGTACATAGATCCTTTATCATAAATATGGATCATGTCCATACCATCAGTGGAAATACTGTCAGAATCGGAGAGCAAGAAATTCCCATAGGAGCCAGTTATAAGAAAAAATTCTTCGAGCGGATCAAACTCCTCTAA
- a CDS encoding sensor histidine kinase, with protein sequence MTEEKTYNPWILIIHLSFWVMLTVLISFIFNGFVEDIGILIWSVSINLIGFILLVYVNLYLLLPRFFDKELYREYALWLLVLLIVSAVIRFYIGWGLMSWMDSELLKIFDPKFFGSMIVNGAFLLFVSIPLRMVGTWIKRKELEQEIKTQQLEAELRFLKAQVNPHFLFNALNNIYSLSFTGSDKAPEMILKLSDMMSYMLYDCKSEQVLLSAELAYLRNYIELQQLKKDGELNIEFKLMGDPGGLLITPMLFIPFFENSFKHGNLEDLEHGWMKGHLKIEKEGLKFHMSNSYCPGKKESEKGGVGLENIRERLALLFPEKHELDIQQNENIYRVDLSIKI encoded by the coding sequence TTGACCGAAGAGAAAACATATAATCCCTGGATCCTGATCATACACCTGAGTTTCTGGGTGATGTTGACGGTATTGATTTCCTTTATTTTTAACGGCTTTGTAGAGGATATAGGAATTCTAATTTGGTCAGTTAGCATAAACCTGATTGGTTTTATTTTGCTGGTTTATGTGAATCTCTACCTGTTACTCCCTCGTTTTTTTGATAAAGAGCTATACAGGGAATATGCATTGTGGTTATTGGTACTTTTAATTGTCTCAGCTGTTATTCGCTTCTATATAGGCTGGGGCCTTATGAGTTGGATGGATTCTGAGCTGCTTAAAATATTTGATCCCAAGTTTTTTGGTTCAATGATCGTCAATGGAGCCTTTCTCTTATTTGTGAGTATTCCTTTGAGGATGGTTGGTACCTGGATAAAAAGAAAAGAATTGGAACAGGAAATTAAAACACAGCAGTTGGAAGCAGAACTTAGATTTCTGAAAGCGCAAGTGAATCCGCATTTCCTATTCAATGCCTTAAATAATATTTACTCCCTTTCTTTTACGGGCTCAGACAAAGCTCCGGAAATGATTCTGAAATTGTCTGATATGATGAGCTATATGCTCTATGATTGCAAAAGTGAACAAGTTCTCTTAAGTGCTGAACTGGCATATTTGCGAAACTATATCGAATTGCAGCAATTGAAGAAGGATGGTGAGTTGAATATTGAGTTCAAGCTAATGGGTGATCCGGGAGGCTTACTGATTACGCCTATGTTATTTATCCCTTTTTTCGAAAATTCGTTTAAACATGGCAATCTGGAGGACCTGGAGCATGGATGGATGAAAGGTCATCTGAAGATAGAGAAAGAAGGCCTGAAGTTTCATATGAGTAATAGCTATTGTCCGGGGAAGAAGGAGTCAGAAAAAGGAGGAGTAGGCCTGGAGAATATTCGTGAAAGACTGGCGCTCTTATTTCCTGAGAAGCATGAGCTGGATATTCAACAAAATGAAAATATATATCGTGTGGACCTGAGTATAAAGATCTAA
- a CDS encoding DUF1697 domain-containing protein, with amino-acid sequence MEKKIAILRGINVGGKRKILMNDLKALCEKLSFENPLTYIQSGNVIFEDSKNQSNRELGDKLAKGILEKFGFEVPVIVRTAKELSNSIAQNSFYEEGRDISQLHLTFLKEEPAKENQEILLSYNYEPDEFVLQGQDVFIYCEGKYHKSKLSNNFFEKKLKVGATTRNWKTVLKLKELSQS; translated from the coding sequence ATGGAAAAGAAAATTGCCATCCTCAGAGGAATAAATGTTGGGGGAAAGCGGAAAATCCTCATGAATGACCTCAAAGCATTATGCGAGAAGTTGAGCTTTGAAAATCCCTTGACATATATCCAAAGTGGGAATGTCATATTTGAGGACAGTAAAAATCAGAGCAATCGGGAACTGGGAGATAAACTGGCGAAAGGAATACTGGAAAAATTTGGATTTGAAGTCCCGGTCATTGTCCGGACAGCAAAGGAACTTTCCAATTCGATCGCGCAGAATTCTTTCTATGAGGAAGGCCGGGATATCAGTCAATTACATCTAACCTTTCTGAAAGAGGAGCCAGCGAAAGAGAATCAGGAAATCCTACTGAGCTATAATTATGAACCTGATGAGTTTGTGCTGCAGGGACAAGATGTATTCATCTATTGTGAAGGCAAATATCACAAGTCGAAATTGAGCAACAATTTCTTTGAGAAAAAACTCAAAGTTGGAGCCACCACTCGAAATTGGAAAACGGTGCTCAAATTGAAGGAATTAAGCCAGTCTTAA
- a CDS encoding SRPBCC domain-containing protein translates to MKESMIITEEVLFKAAAEKVWDLLTNPAMTKQYMFGCELISDWEIGSPVLWKGKTEDGQEMIYVKGEVLEYEAGKKVVSTTFDPHAGMADIPDNYVQLSYEVESRGEGCLLKIVQGDFSKGENAQARFEESREGWRALVIPMMKELLGE, encoded by the coding sequence ATGAAAGAGTCCATGATCATTACGGAAGAAGTATTATTCAAAGCAGCAGCAGAAAAAGTCTGGGATTTACTCACCAATCCTGCCATGACAAAACAGTATATGTTTGGCTGCGAACTGATTTCCGATTGGGAGATTGGGAGTCCGGTTTTGTGGAAAGGGAAAACGGAGGATGGGCAAGAAATGATTTATGTGAAAGGCGAGGTACTGGAATATGAAGCAGGCAAAAAAGTGGTATCTACGACCTTCGATCCACATGCCGGGATGGCTGATATACCAGATAATTATGTTCAGCTCAGCTATGAAGTCGAAAGCAGAGGGGAAGGCTGTTTGCTTAAAATTGTACAGGGAGATTTTTCAAAGGGGGAAAATGCTCAGGCGAGATTTGAAGAATCGCGGGAAGGCTGGAGAGCCCTGGTGATTCCTATGATGAAAGAACTCCTGGGAGAATAA
- a CDS encoding AraC family transcriptional regulator — MNNSHIADRKSKKWELKNISISHNIIDFYDYGSMHASNETDYVRLHFGLAGSYEFSFAQLNSSFVLSGHHNNIMYSKGLELEVQNSSKRIETFGVDFQTAAFIEIGQNGNEVLKRFTDNVIQGKNSILSPKWKTTNLYMQQVIQDIIHCPYSEDLQRLFLHSKSIELLVLQAKLYEEDQAGNFIKSEKDRKKLIEAKEVLSTRLDDPPTIIELSKLMGINEYKLKRGFKELFGTTIFGYIHAQRMELAKKLLLGSSKSAKEIAYETGYSSPQHFSHAFKKTFGVTPNSVRKNPDSAIR, encoded by the coding sequence ATGAATAACAGCCATATAGCAGATCGAAAGTCTAAAAAATGGGAGTTGAAAAATATCAGCATCTCCCATAACATAATCGATTTTTACGATTACGGCTCCATGCATGCAAGTAATGAGACCGACTATGTACGTCTCCATTTCGGCCTTGCAGGAAGCTATGAATTCAGTTTTGCGCAATTAAATAGCTCTTTTGTCTTATCGGGGCATCACAACAATATCATGTACAGCAAAGGTCTGGAACTGGAGGTGCAGAATAGCAGTAAGCGGATTGAGACCTTTGGGGTAGATTTTCAGACGGCTGCCTTCATTGAGATCGGACAGAATGGAAATGAGGTTTTAAAACGGTTTACTGATAATGTGATTCAGGGGAAAAATAGCATTCTCTCTCCCAAATGGAAGACTACCAATCTCTACATGCAGCAGGTTATCCAGGACATTATCCACTGTCCCTATTCCGAAGATCTGCAGCGATTATTTCTCCATTCGAAAAGTATAGAACTTCTCGTATTGCAGGCGAAACTTTATGAAGAGGATCAGGCGGGCAATTTTATCAAATCAGAAAAGGATCGCAAAAAACTCATCGAAGCTAAAGAAGTACTTTCTACCCGGCTGGATGATCCCCCAACTATCATTGAACTTTCGAAGCTCATGGGGATCAATGAGTATAAATTAAAACGAGGATTTAAGGAACTCTTTGGCACAACGATTTTCGGCTACATCCATGCACAAAGAATGGAACTCGCAAAGAAACTCCTACTGGGAAGCAGTAAATCCGCCAAAGAGATTGCCTATGAAACTGGCTATAGTTCCCCCCAACACTTTTCCCACGCCTTTAAAAAAACATTTGGTGTCACTCCCAATAGTGTGAGAAAAAATCCCGATTCTGCAATTCGATGA